A stretch of Candidatus Zixiibacteriota bacterium DNA encodes these proteins:
- a CDS encoding zinc-dependent metalloprotease — translation MTHRSMKLAASVCFLLIFGLTGLAHAGSNHAQSVRTKERPSTAGAAKKGDEKPFAELVKTRVKVAGLFTFYVDTVDNSVLMAVKPDQLGPVYLCGETRTSAEGAFFDNSSMGNTYPVYLKRVGKSIMFLEKNLRVRADSASTMKAAIPTAISDHLVGSATVMSLPEDSTKAVLVDPSTLFLQDPANAGFFLNGPTGPGISFDQKNSYFETVKSFPENSEISVKLHYKTPRPQGGATMQNPYSFFHGYHYSISSLPKTDYVPRLGDDRIGYFMDVYQDYSGIESETPYVRYINRWNLKKKDPTASMSEPVEPIVFWIENTVPKEYRDAFAEAIEFWNPAFEKIGIRGAVVAKQMPDDADWDPADVRYSVVRWMIQPGAAYAVGPSRSNPYTGQIYDADIRMSADWLRFMYTTMASYIKPSSTFDGSPSEDESFNKVDNHQHSVKGMTCLRGEESLSDAAFVLGNLAMMADPLSRDSLTKEYVHAYTVEVVAHEIGHTLGFRHNFKASTIYTLDQLADRDFTRKHSMGGSVMDYNGPNLALPGTPQGEFYASVPGPYDKWVVEYGYSDFGAKTPQEEVVKLKEIASRSGDPLLVYSTDEDGFGWNIKSVDPLVNQHEMGSDPLAYSERKIALTKALWTKGVNSVEKAGDRYQKVLAAFQSGWRGFREGALVAPKYVGGLYHNKSHIGDKNANLPFTPVSAADQRRAVEFLSKNIWAADAFDFPADLANKLQPEQFLDFEGSAFTAASIDYPLHQQVLSIQNTALDRLYSPHVLGRLVNNIERFAEGQDKYTIFDMFTQVRKSIWSELDSPRSINSYRRQLQLSQLNDIITIYLSPIGQYPYDARSLASNDLEIIAASARLAAGSSALDGISQAHCKEVNRQIQAAQETKRSYSQW, via the coding sequence ATGACACACAGGAGTATGAAATTGGCGGCAAGCGTTTGTTTTCTGCTGATTTTTGGTCTCACGGGTTTGGCGCACGCAGGTTCAAATCATGCCCAGTCAGTCCGGACAAAAGAAAGGCCTTCCACAGCCGGTGCGGCAAAAAAGGGTGATGAGAAACCATTTGCCGAACTGGTAAAAACTCGGGTCAAAGTAGCTGGGCTATTTACCTTCTATGTTGACACAGTAGACAACAGCGTACTTATGGCAGTCAAACCCGACCAACTCGGTCCCGTTTACCTCTGCGGTGAAACACGCACATCGGCTGAGGGCGCATTTTTTGATAACTCGAGTATGGGCAACACCTATCCTGTCTATCTCAAGCGAGTAGGCAAATCAATAATGTTCCTCGAAAAAAATCTTAGAGTGCGAGCCGACAGCGCTTCGACAATGAAGGCGGCGATACCAACAGCGATTTCCGATCACTTGGTTGGTTCCGCAACAGTCATGTCACTGCCGGAAGACTCAACGAAGGCGGTACTTGTTGATCCTTCCACCCTGTTCCTCCAAGATCCGGCCAATGCTGGCTTCTTTCTCAATGGTCCGACAGGTCCCGGGATCTCGTTTGATCAAAAGAACAGCTATTTTGAAACCGTGAAATCATTTCCGGAAAATTCAGAGATTTCGGTAAAGCTTCATTATAAGACTCCGCGCCCGCAAGGCGGAGCCACCATGCAGAATCCATATAGCTTTTTTCATGGCTATCACTATTCCATATCATCCCTCCCCAAAACTGATTATGTCCCCAGACTCGGAGATGACCGTATAGGATATTTCATGGATGTGTATCAGGACTATAGCGGTATAGAATCGGAAACGCCTTATGTGCGGTATATCAATCGCTGGAATCTCAAGAAAAAAGACCCGACGGCATCAATGTCTGAACCGGTCGAGCCTATAGTATTCTGGATTGAGAATACGGTTCCCAAAGAATATCGCGATGCATTCGCTGAAGCCATAGAGTTCTGGAATCCGGCTTTCGAAAAAATAGGCATCCGCGGAGCGGTTGTTGCTAAACAGATGCCGGACGATGCCGACTGGGACCCTGCCGATGTCCGTTATAGTGTTGTGCGCTGGATGATCCAGCCCGGGGCCGCCTATGCTGTCGGCCCAAGCCGATCAAATCCGTACACCGGTCAAATCTACGATGCCGATATCCGCATGTCGGCCGACTGGCTTCGGTTCATGTACACCACCATGGCCAGTTATATCAAACCTTCATCGACTTTTGATGGCTCGCCTTCTGAAGACGAGTCGTTTAACAAAGTTGACAATCATCAGCACTCGGTGAAAGGAATGACCTGTTTGCGCGGCGAAGAATCGCTATCTGATGCCGCATTTGTACTCGGCAATCTTGCCATGATGGCCGATCCACTTTCACGAGACTCGTTGACCAAAGAGTATGTCCATGCTTACACCGTCGAAGTTGTAGCCCATGAAATCGGACACACACTCGGTTTCAGACATAATTTTAAAGCTTCCACCATTTATACGCTTGACCAGCTTGCGGACCGTGACTTTACCCGCAAACACAGCATGGGCGGCTCGGTCATGGATTACAACGGCCCCAACCTCGCTCTTCCCGGAACGCCACAAGGTGAATTCTATGCATCAGTACCCGGCCCATATGACAAATGGGTTGTAGAATATGGCTATTCTGACTTTGGCGCAAAAACTCCGCAGGAGGAAGTTGTAAAACTAAAAGAGATTGCTTCGCGTTCAGGAGATCCACTGCTTGTCTATTCAACGGACGAAGACGGTTTCGGCTGGAATATTAAATCGGTTGATCCTCTGGTAAACCAGCATGAAATGGGAAGTGATCCTCTTGCATATAGCGAGAGAAAAATTGCCTTAACCAAAGCGCTCTGGACAAAAGGTGTCAATTCAGTTGAAAAAGCCGGCGATAGATACCAGAAAGTACTGGCGGCGTTTCAGTCGGGCTGGCGCGGATTTCGTGAGGGGGCTCTTGTCGCTCCGAAATATGTTGGCGGTCTCTATCACAACAAGAGCCATATCGGAGATAAAAACGCAAACCTTCCATTTACCCCGGTTTCCGCGGCTGACCAGCGCAGAGCAGTCGAATTCCTGAGTAAAAATATCTGGGCTGCGGATGCTTTCGATTTTCCGGCAGACCTCGCGAATAAATTACAGCCTGAGCAATTTCTTGATTTCGAGGGCTCCGCGTTTACTGCGGCCTCGATTGACTATCCCCTGCACCAGCAAGTCTTGAGTATTCAAAATACCGCGCTTGACCGGCTCTACAGCCCCCATGTGCTCGGACGGCTCGTCAATAATATCGAGCGTTTTGCCGAAGGTCAGGACAAGTACACTATCTTTGACATGTTTACCCAAGTGAGAAAATCAATATGGAGCGAACTTGATTCCCCGCGGTCGATTAATTCCTATCGACGTCAGCTCCAGCTCTCACAGCTAAATGACATAATCACAATTTACCTGAGTCCCATAGGTCAGTATCCCTACGATGCCCGAAGTCTCGCATCGAATGACCTTGAGATTATCGCCGCGTCCGCACGCCTGGCCGCTGGCTCGTCTGCGCTCGACGGAATCTCTCAGGCTCACTGCAAAGAAGTCAATCGTCAAATTCAGGCCGCACAGGAGACCAAAAGGAGTTACTCACAATGGTAA
- a CDS encoding zinc-dependent metalloprotease, producing the protein MSLKHLIVILSVTALMAASAPSAGAFTDHSQIKRQGKSKTSSKGPAKKEDEKPFSEMIKDKVAINGLFTFYYDSTDNSMLMAINPDQFDKVFLCGETRTGGDGEFAEGSLMNQTFPFFFKRVGKSVMLLEKNVRFSADSTSSMKRALQSGISDALVASTTVKSLPQDSTNAILIDPSPLFVRDAENINFFLGSAGQTGISFDQKNSYFTGVRSFPKNTEIGVKLHFKTSRPQGGDALQNPYSFFHTYNYSLSEILKTDYVPRLADDRVGHFMTLIQDYSKIETETPYVRYINRWNLKKKNPEARISEPVNQIVYWIENTTPVEYRDAIARGIEYWNQSFEKIGFRNAIVAKVMPDTATWDPADIRYSVVRWSITKNSPYAAIGPSRANPMTGEIFDADINLNSDFVRNAMLGAARRVKPLSYDGVSLEEPAIDLASAIKAHINDLGHRCAAGSEGAFVASHGLAYLIATTDEKTDKDSLSDAYVKSFLTFVVSHEVGHTLGFRHNFESSSIYTFDQINDPAFSSVHGQLGTVMDYPAPNIAGVGTKQGDFYTYAAGPYDDWIIAYSYSDLGSKTPQDETDKLKEIANRASEAGNVYGTDEDAFGLSAKGIDPYCNIWDIGSDPIDYFERSVAITQTIWTDAIKKFEQPGKRYQDILFAFQNGWSPYLYAAAVVPKFVGGIRHSRMHVGDKDGELPFTPIPAKEQRRAMAFLRDKIFAADAFNLSNYLLNKLQPEQFQDFSFSAFSVQQVDYPLHQQVLSVQNSALNKLYHPLTLGRLLNNTERVKSGDDMYTMYEMFSDVRKAIWSEAENNRNVNSFRRQLQLSNLNQLIGIYLSTPAQYPSDARTLAGNDLDAIKASATRSAGSTAVDGMSQAHFKEVVRQINAAQQASREYGSN; encoded by the coding sequence ATGTCTTTAAAACACTTAATTGTCATACTGAGTGTGACGGCGCTTATGGCTGCTTCGGCGCCTTCGGCTGGCGCCTTCACCGACCATTCCCAGATTAAGCGCCAGGGAAAATCAAAGACCTCGTCAAAGGGACCCGCGAAAAAGGAAGACGAAAAACCATTTTCAGAGATGATCAAGGACAAAGTGGCCATAAATGGATTATTCACTTTCTACTATGACAGCACAGACAACTCAATGCTCATGGCTATTAATCCGGATCAATTTGACAAGGTATTCCTCTGCGGTGAGACAAGAACCGGTGGCGACGGCGAATTTGCCGAAGGAAGTCTAATGAATCAGACTTTTCCATTCTTTTTTAAAAGAGTCGGAAAATCTGTTATGCTCCTCGAAAAGAATGTCCGCTTTAGCGCCGATAGCACGTCATCGATGAAACGTGCGCTCCAATCGGGCATCTCGGATGCCTTGGTTGCCTCAACAACTGTTAAATCCCTTCCGCAGGATTCTACCAATGCGATTCTGATTGACCCTTCCCCGCTTTTTGTTCGTGATGCCGAGAACATTAATTTCTTTCTTGGTTCTGCCGGACAGACGGGAATTTCATTTGACCAGAAGAATAGTTATTTTACCGGTGTGAGGTCGTTTCCAAAAAACACGGAAATCGGAGTGAAACTTCACTTTAAGACGTCGCGTCCTCAAGGCGGCGATGCGCTACAGAATCCATACAGCTTTTTCCATACATACAACTATTCGCTCAGCGAAATACTTAAGACTGACTATGTACCAAGGTTGGCCGATGACCGTGTGGGACATTTCATGACCCTCATTCAGGACTATTCCAAAATCGAAACGGAAACACCCTATGTTCGCTATATCAATCGATGGAATCTCAAGAAAAAGAATCCCGAAGCTCGTATCTCTGAGCCGGTCAACCAGATCGTCTACTGGATTGAAAATACAACGCCGGTTGAGTATCGCGACGCCATTGCTCGAGGTATTGAATACTGGAATCAATCCTTTGAAAAAATCGGCTTCCGTAACGCCATCGTGGCCAAAGTCATGCCCGATACCGCCACCTGGGATCCAGCTGATATCCGCTATAGCGTAGTTCGCTGGTCAATTACCAAGAACAGCCCGTATGCGGCCATTGGGCCCAGCCGAGCAAATCCGATGACCGGCGAGATATTCGACGCCGATATCAACTTGAATTCTGATTTTGTCAGAAATGCAATGCTCGGGGCTGCTCGACGGGTCAAACCGTTATCCTACGATGGCGTGTCGCTCGAAGAGCCGGCCATTGATTTGGCGAGCGCCATCAAAGCCCACATCAACGACCTTGGCCATCGCTGTGCTGCCGGTTCCGAAGGAGCGTTTGTCGCCTCTCATGGTTTGGCATATCTTATTGCAACTACCGATGAGAAGACCGACAAGGATTCTCTCTCTGACGCCTATGTCAAATCCTTCCTGACTTTCGTGGTTTCGCACGAGGTTGGCCATACTCTTGGCTTCAGGCATAACTTTGAGTCATCAAGTATTTATACTTTCGATCAGATCAATGACCCGGCTTTCAGTTCAGTGCACGGCCAGCTCGGCACTGTGATGGACTATCCGGCTCCGAATATCGCAGGAGTAGGTACTAAGCAAGGCGACTTTTACACCTATGCCGCTGGTCCCTATGATGACTGGATTATTGCATATTCATATTCCGATCTTGGTTCAAAAACGCCTCAGGATGAAACTGACAAACTGAAAGAAATTGCCAATCGCGCTTCAGAGGCTGGAAATGTGTATGGCACCGACGAAGACGCCTTTGGTCTGTCGGCCAAAGGAATCGACCCCTATTGCAATATCTGGGATATCGGCTCTGACCCGATTGATTATTTTGAGCGAAGTGTCGCCATTACCCAGACGATTTGGACCGATGCCATTAAGAAGTTCGAACAGCCGGGCAAACGTTACCAGGATATCCTCTTTGCCTTCCAGAACGGCTGGTCACCCTATCTATATGCAGCCGCTGTTGTTCCTAAATTTGTCGGCGGTATTCGCCATAGCAGAATGCATGTCGGCGATAAGGACGGCGAACTACCATTCACACCTATACCCGCAAAAGAACAGCGGCGCGCCATGGCATTTTTGAGAGATAAGATTTTCGCTGCCGATGCCTTTAATCTCTCGAACTATTTACTTAATAAGCTGCAACCCGAACAGTTCCAGGACTTCTCATTCTCCGCCTTCTCTGTTCAACAAGTCGACTATCCGCTCCACCAGCAGGTACTCAGTGTCCAGAACAGCGCGCTCAATAAACTGTACCATCCTTTAACACTTGGCCGACTGCTCAACAATACCGAGAGGGTCAAATCAGGTGATGATATGTACACGATGTATGAAATGTTCAGCGACGTGCGCAAAGCAATCTGGAGCGAGGCGGAGAATAATAGAAATGTGAATTCCTTCCGCCGCCAGCTCCAGTTGAGCAATCTCAATCAGCTTATCGGCATTTACTTGAGCACTCCGGCTCAATATCCTTCAGATGCCCGCACCCTTGCAGGAAATGACCTCGATGCCATAAAGGCCTCAGCCACCCGCTCTGCCGGCTCAACGGCGGTCGATGGCATGTCACAGGCTCACTTCAAAGAAGTAGTCAGACAGATAAACGCCGCTCAGCAGGCAAGCCGCGAGTACGGATCGAATTAG
- a CDS encoding nitroreductase family protein: MNELLRLLQSHASVRQFTGEQITNEQERIIIETAQRSATSSNLQAYSIIGIRNQSTKDELAKLTGGQSHVAESSLFLIFCADLYRLSLLNKTREYPFHGEYTEVFIVATVDAALAADRALVAAQALGLGGVMVGGIRNNPVEVGRLVNLPELVYPVMGMSLGYPPKTPKAKPRLPMDGIYHRETYSSEQFESVVMEYDKTIHELGYLKGREVNRDNYKDFDDLYSWSEHSARRMATTDQGTLRGHMLGYLKERGFLRK, translated from the coding sequence ATGAACGAACTCTTGAGACTACTTCAAAGCCACGCCTCGGTACGTCAGTTTACTGGCGAACAGATTACAAATGAACAAGAACGAATTATAATAGAGACAGCCCAGAGGTCGGCCACATCGTCAAATCTCCAAGCGTACTCCATAATAGGTATTCGCAACCAGTCCACAAAGGATGAGCTGGCCAAATTAACCGGAGGGCAGAGTCATGTTGCGGAATCGTCTCTCTTCCTCATTTTTTGCGCTGACCTGTACCGGTTAAGTCTCCTTAACAAGACACGCGAGTACCCATTTCATGGCGAATACACCGAGGTGTTCATTGTCGCCACAGTCGATGCCGCCCTTGCCGCTGACAGGGCTTTAGTTGCGGCACAGGCATTGGGTCTCGGCGGTGTCATGGTGGGCGGGATCCGCAACAACCCAGTCGAAGTCGGAAGGCTGGTCAATCTACCTGAGCTTGTCTATCCTGTCATGGGGATGTCATTGGGTTATCCTCCCAAGACACCGAAAGCGAAGCCACGCTTGCCAATGGATGGAATATACCACCGCGAGACATATTCGTCCGAACAATTTGAATCAGTGGTAATGGAGTATGATAAAACAATCCACGAACTGGGATACTTAAAAGGGCGCGAAGTAAATCGCGACAACTACAAAGATTTCGATGACCTGTATTCTTGGTCAGAGCACTCGGCACGCCGTATGGCGACCACCGACCAAGGAACGCTTCGGGGGCATATGCTCGGCTATCTTAAAGAGCGCGGTTTCCTCCGCAAATAG
- a CDS encoding TIGR00730 family Rossman fold protein, with protein sequence MKVDKELEAKKRRMIGKLTRSKAYRVAYEDLEFLGSAYARPTRLQLELLKPEVIFRELGIESTIVVFGGTRILEPAHAKERVEELERAIKKHPQDAQCKKQLAVAKSIVAKSGYYDEARRFAQLVATETALPDQHEFVIVTGGGPGIMEAANRGAYDVGAKSIGLNITLPLEQEPNAYISPELCLQFHYFAIRKMHFLLRSKALVAFPGGYGTLDELFEALTLVQTGKVLPLPIVLFGEKYWRGLINFQHLVDEGTIAEADLNLFVYADKAEVAWEYIKKFHRVASEKEKVKMAIEHAKLTKKSQKKPGT encoded by the coding sequence TTGAAAGTAGACAAAGAATTAGAAGCCAAAAAGCGCAGAATGATTGGCAAATTGACGAGATCCAAGGCATATCGTGTCGCCTATGAAGACCTTGAATTTCTCGGCTCAGCCTATGCAAGACCGACTCGACTTCAGCTGGAACTGTTAAAGCCCGAAGTCATTTTCCGCGAATTGGGCATTGAATCGACCATTGTTGTCTTTGGAGGAACCCGTATCCTCGAACCGGCGCATGCAAAAGAACGGGTAGAAGAACTGGAACGAGCCATCAAAAAGCATCCCCAAGACGCCCAGTGTAAAAAGCAGCTTGCAGTTGCAAAATCAATCGTCGCTAAATCCGGCTACTATGATGAAGCTCGGAGATTTGCGCAACTTGTGGCCACTGAGACAGCCTTACCCGACCAGCATGAATTTGTTATTGTGACTGGAGGCGGCCCTGGTATAATGGAAGCGGCCAATCGTGGGGCCTACGATGTCGGCGCGAAGTCAATCGGTCTGAACATAACGCTCCCCCTGGAGCAGGAGCCAAACGCCTATATTTCTCCCGAACTCTGTTTACAGTTCCATTATTTTGCCATTCGTAAAATGCACTTTCTCCTGCGGTCAAAAGCGCTTGTCGCCTTTCCGGGCGGTTACGGAACACTTGATGAGCTGTTTGAAGCGCTGACACTTGTGCAGACCGGGAAAGTTCTTCCGCTGCCGATTGTCCTTTTTGGCGAGAAGTACTGGCGCGGATTGATTAATTTTCAGCACTTGGTAGACGAGGGGACAATCGCCGAAGCCGATCTTAATCTTTTTGTCTATGCCGACAAAGCAGAAGTAGCATGGGAATACATCAAGAAATTTCACCGGGTGGCCAGCGAAAAGGAGAAGGTCAAGATGGCGATTGAGCATGCCAAGCTCACCAAGAAATCGCAGAAGAAGCCCGGAACTTGA
- a CDS encoding MBL fold metallo-hydrolase gives MISLSFHGAAGTVTGSKYLLKANDKSILIDCGLFQGSRELKERNWSKPAFNPTDVAAIIITHGHIDHIGYLPRLVSLGFNGKIFATPPTVDISAVSLLDTAKIQEEDAEYRNRKKLTRHAPALPLFTVDDVEQVGKLMSPVQFGSWTHIGKEFKFRYHVAGHLLGAAGVEIEVNDGNKTITLLFSGDVGRYGNLLTIDPSEPPQCNYLICESTYGGQMHPVEDPHTILADLINDVIRRSSILLIPAFAIGRTQQIVYLVNDLIIHGRIPPIDIHVDSPMAITATDIYTKYSSYHRLEAGLPCGLKGIIEGDHVKLHRTKKSSKSLNDLAGPAIIISSSGMMTGGRIMHHLLNRLGNPSTTIAVVGFMPEGTLGRKLLDGEKLVYIHKTPIDVQAKIVKISSLSGHADYQELLHWVEPMTTAPRTVFLTHGEPPMAAAMADHLSSVRGWNTLVPVMDQVVELN, from the coding sequence ATGATCTCACTTTCATTTCATGGAGCTGCCGGGACCGTAACCGGCTCAAAGTATTTGCTCAAAGCAAATGACAAAAGCATTCTTATTGATTGTGGGTTATTTCAAGGCTCCCGTGAACTGAAAGAAAGAAATTGGTCCAAACCGGCCTTCAATCCGACAGATGTTGCCGCAATAATAATCACTCATGGCCATATAGATCATATCGGTTATCTGCCCCGTTTAGTCAGTCTCGGTTTTAATGGGAAGATTTTTGCTACTCCACCGACTGTCGATATATCAGCAGTGTCGCTTCTTGACACGGCAAAGATTCAGGAAGAAGATGCCGAGTATCGCAACCGCAAGAAACTCACACGTCATGCCCCGGCTTTGCCGCTGTTTACCGTTGACGATGTCGAACAAGTAGGCAAACTTATGTCGCCAGTCCAATTTGGTTCATGGACGCACATCGGCAAAGAATTTAAATTTCGCTATCATGTGGCCGGACATCTCCTCGGTGCAGCAGGTGTGGAAATTGAAGTGAATGATGGGAATAAAACAATTACGCTTTTGTTCTCGGGCGATGTCGGCCGTTATGGCAATCTTCTAACTATCGACCCCAGCGAGCCGCCGCAATGCAATTATCTTATATGTGAATCCACATACGGCGGACAGATGCATCCGGTAGAAGATCCGCATACTATTCTGGCTGATCTAATTAACGACGTTATTCGCCGCAGCAGCATACTGCTGATTCCAGCCTTCGCGATTGGAAGAACACAGCAGATAGTATATCTCGTCAACGATCTCATAATCCATGGCCGGATACCGCCGATTGATATTCATGTTGACTCGCCAATGGCAATAACTGCTACGGACATTTACACGAAATATTCGAGTTATCATCGCCTCGAGGCTGGTTTACCTTGTGGTCTGAAGGGAATAATTGAGGGCGACCATGTGAAACTTCACCGTACAAAAAAATCCTCAAAAAGTCTCAATGACCTGGCCGGTCCAGCAATAATTATCTCGTCGAGCGGAATGATGACCGGAGGACGCATCATGCACCATCTGCTGAATAGGCTCGGAAACCCGTCGACCACAATTGCTGTTGTCGGGTTTATGCCAGAAGGAACTTTGGGAAGAAAGTTGCTTGATGGCGAAAAGCTTGTTTATATTCACAAAACGCCAATAGATGTACAGGCAAAGATTGTAAAAATATCGAGTTTATCAGGACACGCCGACTACCAAGAGTTGCTTCATTGGGTTGAGCCCATGACAACTGCGCCGCGAACAGTGTTTCTTACTCACGGCGAACCGCCGATGGCCGCCGCGATGGCAGATCATCTCAGTTCAGTGCGGGGTTGGAATACCCTAGTGCCGGTTATGGATCAAGTTGTGGAATTAAACTGA
- the glgP gene encoding alpha-glucan family phosphorylase, which produces MRVRHIKQLLVFPDLPPRLAPLQEMAHNLWYSWNWDIVRLFIRLDAEMWERCNQNPVEMLARLAQHKLEKAANDDGFLSSLDKVYEKYQDYLSRKKWFHFKYGDFEKQTIAYFSLEYGLDTGLPVYSGGLGVLSGDTLKSASDLGLPMVAIGLLYRDGYFRQSLSNDGWQLERYEKNDWYHMPVKLVEGPDGTPIRIGLTLDGMPVQVQIWKVVVGLMPLYLLDTNLQENSARARDITSVLYGGDKDLRIRQEIVLGIGGIKALRALDISPSIYHSNEGHSWFLTLERIRGLMESRKLSFKEASHFVWSTSIFTTHTPVPAGNEKFDPVLINRYLSETVKQLGISWQEFLSIGRVNPEDESEHFGMTVAALKFSAFCNGVSELHGQVSRKMWHNIWPDLPREEIPIKSITNGVHPSSWISHDMNELFESYFGPKFTERPGAPEIWEKAHRIPDIELWRVHNRRRERLVFFARKLLKKQLVRRGASYADLEQADQLLDPHALTIGFARRFSTYKRGDLIFHNLERLNAILNNEELPVQVIISGKAHPLDNPGKEIIKEVIDNSSDPRFRQRVIFLEDYDINIARYLVQGADVWLNNPRRPQEASGTSGMKAALNGGLNLSILDGWWVEGYSEQTGFKIGNGEEYDNLDVQDNLDSESLYNTLEREIIPLFYNRNDSDVPKGWVTKMKAAIHMAGQRFSAQRMLMDYTNHFYIPALRAEQKLTAQEFSMTKEISSWFDRVSHSWNSIEITDIDFPAIGPTARVGQKIPITLHVRLGAIKPEDIRVEIVSGPIDTQEEFLDMAAVGANLNGSDPQQVTNEGIYSYHGEITCKESGRLGITARVIPRNDNMLHTRKPKLISWW; this is translated from the coding sequence ATGCGCGTAAGACATATCAAACAACTTCTGGTCTTCCCCGACCTTCCCCCTCGACTTGCTCCTCTTCAGGAAATGGCTCACAACCTTTGGTATTCATGGAATTGGGATATCGTGCGCCTGTTCATTCGCCTCGATGCCGAGATGTGGGAGCGCTGCAACCAGAATCCTGTTGAAATGCTGGCACGACTTGCCCAACATAAGCTTGAAAAAGCTGCCAACGACGACGGCTTCCTTTCAAGCCTCGACAAGGTTTACGAGAAGTACCAGGATTATCTTAGCCGTAAGAAATGGTTTCACTTCAAATACGGCGATTTCGAAAAACAAACAATCGCCTATTTTTCATTAGAATACGGTCTTGATACTGGCTTGCCGGTTTATTCAGGCGGCCTGGGTGTACTCTCGGGCGATACCCTGAAATCAGCCTCGGACTTAGGTCTTCCGATGGTAGCCATCGGGCTACTGTATCGTGACGGTTACTTCAGGCAGTCACTCTCCAACGACGGCTGGCAGCTTGAACGATATGAGAAAAATGACTGGTATCACATGCCCGTAAAGTTGGTCGAAGGTCCGGACGGAACTCCAATCCGGATTGGACTAACGTTGGACGGCATGCCGGTACAAGTGCAAATATGGAAAGTTGTAGTCGGGCTAATGCCGCTCTACCTCCTCGATACAAACCTACAGGAAAATTCAGCCCGTGCGCGCGATATCACCTCGGTACTCTATGGCGGCGATAAAGACCTTCGCATTCGTCAGGAGATTGTCCTCGGTATAGGCGGAATCAAGGCTCTGCGGGCCTTAGATATCTCCCCTTCAATATACCACTCAAACGAAGGACACTCGTGGTTCCTGACCCTTGAGCGGATACGCGGACTCATGGAGAGCCGCAAGCTTTCGTTCAAAGAGGCAAGCCACTTCGTGTGGTCGACGTCCATTTTTACGACTCACACTCCTGTCCCTGCTGGTAACGAGAAATTCGATCCGGTATTGATAAACAGATATCTCAGTGAGACAGTTAAACAACTTGGAATCAGTTGGCAAGAATTTTTATCAATTGGCCGGGTGAACCCAGAAGATGAGTCCGAGCATTTCGGGATGACCGTCGCTGCTCTAAAATTTTCCGCTTTCTGTAATGGCGTTTCGGAACTTCACGGTCAGGTCTCCCGAAAGATGTGGCACAATATTTGGCCCGATTTGCCCCGCGAGGAAATTCCGATAAAGTCTATTACAAACGGTGTGCATCCATCGTCGTGGATTTCCCATGATATGAATGAGCTTTTTGAATCGTATTTTGGTCCCAAATTCACCGAAAGACCAGGCGCGCCTGAAATCTGGGAAAAAGCCCACAGGATTCCTGATATCGAATTGTGGCGAGTTCATAACAGACGCCGCGAGCGGCTTGTCTTCTTTGCAAGGAAACTTCTGAAAAAGCAGCTTGTGAGACGCGGCGCATCATACGCCGACCTCGAACAGGCCGATCAACTGCTTGACCCGCATGCCTTAACGATAGGCTTTGCCCGCAGATTCTCCACCTACAAACGAGGCGATCTTATATTTCACAATCTCGAGCGTTTGAATGCCATACTCAACAACGAAGAATTGCCGGTACAGGTAATTATCTCCGGAAAAGCGCACCCGCTTGACAACCCGGGAAAAGAAATCATTAAAGAAGTCATAGACAATTCGAGCGACCCGAGATTTCGTCAGCGGGTAATTTTCCTTGAAGATTACGACATCAATATCGCGCGATACCTTGTGCAGGGAGCCGATGTCTGGCTAAACAATCCTCGCCGCCCGCAGGAAGCCTCGGGCACCTCCGGAATGAAAGCCGCACTCAATGGCGGTCTGAATCTTTCAATTCTGGACGGCTGGTGGGTTGAAGGCTATAGCGAACAAACTGGCTTCAAAATCGGAAATGGCGAAGAATATGACAATCTCGACGTGCAAGACAACCTTGACTCTGAATCGCTCTATAATACTCTTGAGCGTGAAATAATTCCGTTGTTCTACAACCGCAATGATTCCGATGTCCCAAAAGGCTGGGTGACAAAGATGAAAGCAGCAATTCACATGGCTGGTCAGCGGTTCTCAGCGCAGAGAATGCTAATGGATTATACAAATCATTTTTACATTCCTGCATTGCGCGCCGAACAAAAGTTAACCGCACAGGAATTTTCCATGACAAAAGAAATTTCCTCATGGTTTGATCGCGTCAGTCATAGCTGGAACTCCATCGAAATCACCGATATAGATTTCCCTGCGATCGGCCCAACTGCCAGAGTCGGACAGAAAATTCCGATTACCCTCCATGTCCGCCTCGGAGCGATAAAGCCCGAAGATATTCGTGTGGAGATTGTCTCTGGTCCCATTGACACTCAGGAAGAGTTTCTTGATATGGCCGCTGTCGGGGCAAATCTTAACGGGAGCGATCCTCAGCAGGTTACAAATGAGGGAATTTATTCCTATCACGGGGAAATAACGTGTAAGGAGTCTGGCCGATTAGGTATTACCGCACGGGTAATACCGAGAAACGACAACATGCTCCACACGCGAAAGCCAAAACTCATCAGTTGGTGGTAA